From one Enterococcus sp. DIV2402 genomic stretch:
- a CDS encoding Asp23/Gls24 family envelope stress response protein — translation MAVKIKTSSGTIEITNEVIATVVGGAATDVFGIVGMASKNQIKDNINEILRKENYARGVVVRQEENGIAVDVYTIVSYGTKISEVSRNVQEKVKYNLETMLGVVANSVNVFVQGVRVLPD, via the coding sequence ATGGCTGTAAAAATTAAAACGTCATCTGGAACAATTGAAATTACGAACGAGGTAATCGCAACGGTTGTCGGTGGTGCTGCAACGGATGTCTTCGGAATTGTAGGTATGGCAAGTAAAAATCAAATCAAAGATAATATCAATGAAATTTTACGTAAAGAAAATTACGCTCGAGGCGTCGTTGTACGTCAAGAAGAAAATGGCATTGCGGTTGATGTGTATACAATCGTGAGCTATGGAACAAAGATTTCAGAAGTATCACGCAATGTTCAAGAAAAAGTAAAATACAATCTCGAAACAATGTTAGGCGTTGTTGCAAATTCAGTGAACGTATTTGTTCAAGGTGTACGTGTATTGCCTGATTAG
- the plsX gene encoding phosphate acyltransferase PlsX, with translation MKIAVDAMGGDNAPQAIVEGVMLAKKEFSDIEFLLYGKEAEIRKYITDETNITIIHTDEKINSDDEPVKAIRRKKQASMVLAAQAVKAGEADAIFSAGNTGALLAAGLFIVGRIKGIERPGLMSTMPVIGQEGAFDMLDLGANAENKAEHLLQYGILGSFYAQNVRNITKPRVALLNNGTEDTKGSEVTKKAFELLSHEPAIHFVGNVEARELLNGVADVVVTDGFTGNAVLKSIEGTAMNIMSLLKQAILGAGVKGKLGALLLKDALSGLKDEMDYAKYGGAVLFGLKAPVVKTHGSTGPEAVATTIRQIHTMLATDVVGKLVHQFEEKVSE, from the coding sequence ATGAAAATTGCTGTTGATGCCATGGGTGGCGACAATGCCCCTCAAGCCATTGTAGAAGGTGTCATGTTAGCGAAAAAAGAATTTTCCGATATCGAGTTTTTACTTTACGGAAAAGAAGCTGAAATTAGAAAATATATAACGGATGAAACGAACATCACAATTATCCATACTGATGAAAAAATTAATAGTGACGATGAACCAGTCAAAGCGATTCGTCGTAAAAAACAAGCCTCAATGGTCTTAGCAGCTCAAGCAGTCAAAGCTGGAGAAGCAGATGCGATTTTTTCAGCAGGCAATACAGGAGCATTGTTAGCAGCCGGACTGTTTATTGTCGGACGAATCAAAGGTATTGAACGTCCTGGTTTAATGTCCACAATGCCAGTAATTGGTCAAGAAGGTGCCTTCGACATGTTAGATTTAGGTGCCAATGCTGAAAACAAAGCAGAGCATTTACTTCAATATGGTATCTTAGGTTCTTTTTATGCACAAAATGTGCGTAACATAACTAAACCACGAGTGGCTTTATTAAATAATGGGACAGAAGATACCAAAGGTAGTGAAGTGACGAAAAAAGCTTTTGAGTTGTTGAGTCACGAACCTGCGATTCATTTTGTAGGAAACGTAGAAGCTCGTGAATTGCTAAACGGCGTGGCTGATGTGGTGGTGACAGATGGTTTTACTGGAAATGCTGTGTTAAAATCAATCGAAGGAACAGCGATGAACATTATGAGTCTGTTAAAACAAGCCATTTTAGGTGCAGGCGTTAAAGGCAAATTAGGCGCTTTATTATTAAAAGATGCATTAAGCGGCTTAAAAGATGAGATGGATTATGCCAAATATGGTGGTGCCGTATTATTTGGCTTAAAAGCACCCGTTGTTAAAACGCATGGCTCTACAGGTCCTGAAGCTGTGGCAACAACCATTCGCCAAATTCATACAATGCTTGCGACAGATGTGGTGGGTAAATTAGTCCATCAATTTGAAGAAAAAGTCTCAGAATAA
- a CDS encoding ABC transporter ATP-binding protein, which yields MSELITINDLKIHYPIRSGFFNLVTDHVYAVDGVDFTIEKGKTYGLVGESGSGKSTIGKAIVGLEKVTSGSIIYDGQDITKSAVRKKMNYNKDVQMIFQDSMSSLNPKKRVLDIIAEPLRNFERLSDQEEKKRVKELLDIVGMPEDALYRYPHEFSGGQRQRLGIARAVASNPKLIVADEPVSALDLSVQAQVLNFMKRIQEEYKLSYLFISHDLGVVKHMCDTIAIMYKGRFVEIGTREDIYNQPQHIYTKRLLSAIPQIDVRNREIHKAQRRAVEQEYQLHQKDYYDENGRVYDLVEYTPTHQVALINGGVN from the coding sequence ATGTCAGAATTAATTACAATCAACGATCTGAAAATTCATTATCCTATTCGCAGTGGTTTTTTTAATTTAGTAACCGACCATGTCTATGCAGTTGATGGCGTGGATTTTACGATTGAAAAAGGAAAAACGTATGGTTTAGTTGGGGAATCAGGTTCAGGGAAATCTACAATAGGGAAAGCGATTGTTGGTTTGGAAAAAGTAACCAGCGGGTCAATTATTTATGACGGACAAGATATTACAAAATCCGCTGTTCGTAAAAAGATGAATTACAATAAAGACGTGCAAATGATTTTTCAAGATTCCATGTCTAGTTTAAATCCTAAAAAACGAGTCTTAGATATTATCGCAGAACCGTTACGCAATTTTGAACGATTAAGCGACCAAGAAGAGAAAAAACGTGTGAAAGAACTGTTGGATATAGTTGGCATGCCAGAAGATGCTCTTTATAGATATCCACATGAATTTTCAGGAGGGCAACGCCAACGATTAGGAATCGCACGCGCAGTTGCATCGAATCCTAAACTAATCGTGGCGGATGAACCTGTTTCCGCCTTAGATTTATCCGTACAAGCTCAAGTCTTAAATTTTATGAAACGAATTCAAGAAGAATACAAATTAAGTTATTTATTTATTTCACACGATTTAGGGGTAGTGAAACATATGTGTGACACGATTGCAATTATGTATAAAGGACGTTTTGTTGAGATTGGAACACGGGAAGATATCTATAATCAGCCACAACACATTTACACAAAACGGTTATTGTCTGCCATTCCACAAATTGATGTTCGTAATCGCGAGATACATAAAGCACAGCGTCGTGCAGTCGAACAAGAATACCAGCTCCATCAAAAAGATTATTATGATGAAAATGGCCGGGTCTACGATTTAGTTGAGTATACACCGACTCATCAAGTCGCGTTAATTAATGGAGGTGTCAACTAA
- a CDS encoding DAK2 domain-containing protein, with protein sequence MKVTNISAGQFQEMVQAGANRLQTNAEFVNSLNVFPVPDGDTGTNMNLSMTSGAKAVADSTSEKVGELANHLSKGLLMGARGNSGVILSQLFRGFAKQIPTVDTLTAEDLAKAFTHGVETAYKAVMKPVEGTILTVARVAAEFGEKKAAETDDCVEVMTAVVTGAKRALAKTPDLLPVLKEVGVVDSGGQGLLFIYEGFLSVLNGEYVVEENFVTPAAMEEMVNAEHHRSVQGQLSTEDITFGYCTEIMVKIGEGPTVESEFDYETFRNYLNELGDSLLVVNDDEIIKVHVHTEYPGEVMNYGQKFGSLVKIKVDNMRLQHETILENDAPQAKPRTPYAIIAIAAGSGVQELFTSLGASYVISGGQTMNPSTEDILKAISEVNADQVIVLPNNKNIFMAADQAAEVAEIPVVVVPSRTISQGMTAMLAFNDQVSLDENKAAMTEMLDSVVSGSITHAIRDTSIDGIEIKKGDFLGMIDGKIVVSKDDSFTVSMETLEKMMNEDTEIITIIIGEEGSQEDAEKMEKALLEIDGDLEIEIHTGDQPVYPYLFSAE encoded by the coding sequence GTGAAAGTAACGAATATTAGCGCAGGGCAGTTCCAAGAAATGGTTCAAGCTGGCGCCAATCGTCTACAAACAAATGCAGAATTCGTCAATTCATTAAACGTATTCCCAGTTCCCGATGGTGATACTGGTACGAATATGAACTTATCAATGACAAGTGGAGCAAAAGCTGTAGCCGATTCAACTTCTGAGAAAGTTGGAGAACTAGCGAACCATTTATCAAAAGGCTTGTTAATGGGAGCGCGTGGAAACTCTGGCGTTATCTTATCTCAATTATTCCGTGGATTTGCCAAACAAATCCCTACAGTGGATACATTGACTGCCGAAGATTTGGCAAAAGCATTTACACATGGTGTGGAGACTGCTTACAAAGCAGTTATGAAACCTGTTGAAGGAACAATTTTGACTGTTGCTCGTGTAGCAGCAGAATTTGGTGAGAAAAAAGCTGCTGAAACCGACGACTGTGTAGAAGTGATGACAGCAGTAGTAACTGGTGCAAAACGTGCCTTAGCCAAAACGCCTGATTTATTACCTGTTTTAAAAGAAGTTGGGGTTGTCGATAGTGGTGGTCAAGGACTATTGTTCATCTATGAAGGCTTTTTAAGTGTTTTAAATGGTGAATATGTTGTAGAAGAAAATTTTGTCACACCAGCTGCAATGGAAGAAATGGTCAATGCTGAGCATCACCGTAGCGTGCAAGGGCAATTATCTACTGAAGATATTACCTTTGGCTATTGTACAGAAATCATGGTGAAAATTGGTGAAGGACCAACTGTTGAAAGCGAATTTGACTATGAAACGTTCCGTAACTACTTAAATGAATTAGGTGATTCTTTATTAGTTGTCAATGATGATGAAATTATCAAAGTACACGTGCATACAGAATACCCTGGTGAAGTAATGAATTACGGTCAAAAATTTGGTTCATTAGTGAAAATAAAAGTAGACAACATGCGTCTGCAACACGAAACAATTTTAGAAAATGATGCGCCTCAAGCCAAACCACGTACGCCATATGCAATTATTGCGATTGCAGCAGGTAGTGGTGTGCAAGAATTGTTTACAAGTCTAGGTGCTTCTTATGTTATCAGCGGTGGCCAAACAATGAATCCAAGTACAGAAGATATCTTAAAAGCTATTTCTGAAGTGAATGCAGATCAAGTCATCGTATTACCAAACAATAAAAATATTTTCATGGCGGCAGATCAAGCAGCAGAAGTTGCTGAAATCCCAGTAGTCGTTGTACCATCTCGTACGATTTCTCAAGGAATGACAGCAATGTTAGCCTTTAATGATCAAGTATCCTTAGATGAAAATAAAGCAGCAATGACAGAAATGTTAGATAGCGTTGTAAGTGGTTCAATTACACATGCGATTCGTGATACTTCCATTGATGGCATCGAAATTAAAAAAGGCGACTTTTTAGGGATGATTGATGGCAAGATTGTGGTATCAAAAGATGATTCATTTACTGTTTCGATGGAAACGTTAGAAAAAATGATGAACGAAGATACAGAAATCATTACTATTATCATTGGTGAAGAAGGTTCACAAGAAGACGCTGAAAAAATGGAAAAAGCGCTGCTTGAAATCGATGGAGATTTAGAAATTGAAATTCACACTGGCGATCAACCAGTTTATCCATATTTATTCTCAGCAGAATAA
- a CDS encoding hydrolase, whose translation MEGLLLAIGFLGIVCALLTRWTKTGTLVTLVSFYFYFDVVGIENWVPLILFTLGLLLIVFEILIPGFGFVGLLGTALVIGGLYYTIGDIFQTIRDLSMSVVISTAVIVYLVRRGYSLTGINKLVLNTNLQTQNEEKAEENKIVLQPGLVGVAQTPLRPSGKATFGGADSPTYDVLSTEGLISINSPIVIEKIQGTKILVRSYKQKGDE comes from the coding sequence ATGGAAGGTTTATTACTTGCCATTGGATTTCTCGGGATTGTCTGTGCCCTCTTAACTCGGTGGACAAAAACAGGAACTCTTGTCACTCTTGTCAGTTTCTACTTTTATTTCGATGTCGTTGGAATCGAAAATTGGGTGCCTTTAATTCTGTTTACACTAGGATTACTCCTAATCGTATTCGAAATCTTAATTCCCGGTTTTGGCTTTGTGGGCCTACTCGGTACTGCCTTAGTCATCGGTGGCTTATATTATACGATTGGTGATATTTTCCAAACTATTCGCGATTTAAGCATGTCAGTAGTAATCTCAACTGCTGTGATTGTCTATCTAGTTCGTCGTGGATATTCATTAACCGGAATCAATAAACTGGTTTTGAATACCAACTTACAAACGCAAAACGAAGAAAAAGCAGAAGAAAACAAAATTGTTTTACAACCCGGTTTAGTCGGTGTTGCTCAGACGCCCTTGCGTCCTTCAGGCAAAGCAACATTTGGTGGAGCCGATAGTCCAACTTACGATGTTTTAAGTACAGAAGGACTCATTTCAATAAATTCACCCATTGTCATCGAAAAAATTCAAGGAACAAAAATTTTAGTCAGAAGTTACAAACAGAAAGGTGATGAATAG
- a CDS encoding ABC transporter ATP-binding protein yields the protein MSEEKQLLDVHNLHTSFRIRDDYFDAVDDVSFTLNRNEILAIVGESGCGKSTLATTIMGLHDPLKTKITGDIIYQDLNLANLNETLYNKIRGNDMGMIFQDPLSALNPLMRIEDQIEEGLSYHTAMNAEERQARVLELLGQVGIPNPKRVSRQYPYELSGGMRQRVIIAIAIACKPPIIIADEPTTALDVTIQAQILDVLTDLQKETEAGIILITHDLGVVAEMADRVAVMYGGQFVEVASAEELFDNPKHPYTRSLLQSIPQEETEADLHVIDGVVPSLKNMERVGCRFAPRIPWIPEDAHEQNPTLHEVAPEHFVRCTCYQHFHFKDEESDICQN from the coding sequence TTGTCAGAAGAGAAACAATTACTAGATGTTCACAATCTGCATACTAGTTTCCGAATCAGAGATGACTATTTTGATGCTGTAGATGATGTGTCATTTACGTTAAACCGTAACGAAATTTTAGCGATTGTAGGTGAATCTGGTTGTGGAAAAAGCACTCTAGCAACGACTATTATGGGGTTGCATGATCCGTTAAAAACAAAAATTACGGGCGACATTATTTATCAAGACTTGAATTTAGCCAATCTTAACGAAACACTTTATAACAAAATTCGTGGCAATGACATGGGCATGATTTTTCAAGACCCATTATCAGCATTAAACCCTTTAATGCGCATTGAAGACCAAATTGAAGAAGGTTTGTCTTACCATACCGCAATGAACGCTGAAGAACGTCAAGCGCGTGTATTAGAATTGTTGGGACAAGTCGGTATTCCTAATCCCAAACGAGTAAGTCGCCAATACCCGTATGAATTATCAGGAGGCATGCGCCAACGAGTGATTATTGCGATTGCCATTGCGTGTAAACCGCCAATTATTATTGCGGATGAACCAACAACTGCCTTAGATGTAACGATTCAAGCTCAAATTTTAGACGTATTGACAGATTTACAAAAAGAAACAGAAGCAGGCATTATCTTAATTACGCATGATTTAGGTGTTGTAGCTGAAATGGCTGATCGGGTAGCTGTGATGTATGGCGGGCAATTCGTTGAAGTTGCTAGCGCAGAAGAATTATTTGATAACCCGAAACATCCCTATACACGGTCATTGTTGCAATCGATCCCGCAAGAAGAAACCGAAGCTGATTTACACGTGATTGATGGCGTCGTCCCATCGTTGAAAAATATGGAACGAGTGGGCTGTCGCTTTGCTCCACGTATTCCATGGATTCCAGAAGATGCCCACGAACAAAATCCAACGTTGCATGAAGTAGCACCCGAGCATTTTGTTCGTTGTACTTGCTACCAACATTTCCATTTTAAAGACGAGGAGTCGGATATATGTCAGAATTAA
- the rpmB gene encoding 50S ribosomal protein L28, which translates to MAKVCYFTGRKTSSGNNRSHAMNASKRTVKPNLQKVRVLIDGKPKKVWVSTRALKSGKVERV; encoded by the coding sequence ATGGCAAAAGTTTGCTACTTTACTGGTCGTAAAACATCAAGTGGTAATAACCGTTCTCACGCAATGAATGCTTCAAAACGTACTGTTAAACCTAACTTGCAAAAAGTTCGCGTATTAATCGACGGAAAACCTAAAAAAGTTTGGGTTTCAACTCGTGCTTTGAAATCTGGAAAAGTTGAGCGCGTTTAA
- the acpP gene encoding acyl carrier protein, which yields MTREEVFTKVANVIANHFEVDPNQVTDATSIKDDLNADSISVMEFVLELEEEFGTEISDEDAEQIQTVGAAVDYIATHLA from the coding sequence TTGACGCGTGAGGAAGTATTTACAAAAGTAGCCAATGTAATCGCAAATCACTTTGAAGTGGATCCCAATCAAGTAACGGATGCCACTAGTATTAAAGATGATTTAAATGCCGATTCTATTAGTGTAATGGAATTTGTGTTAGAATTGGAAGAAGAGTTTGGTACAGAGATTTCTGATGAAGATGCAGAACAAATCCAAACAGTCGGTGCAGCAGTAGATTATATTGCAACCCATTTAGCTTAA
- the opp4B gene encoding oligopeptide ABC transporter permease, with the protein MWKTILRRLLLMIPQVIILSLLIFVLAKMMPGDPFTGLIDPSTDPARLEELRQAAGFYDPWYIQYFRWINNALHGDFGISYMYKYEVTTVIGQRIGNTLRLSVISVILTYALAIPLGLYAGRYQNSWFDKAVVVYNFISFAIPTFVLALLMVYIFGFKLGWFPTSGSVSINAVPRTFGYFMSQLYHVILPAIVQALLGTAVTIQYLRSEVIDAKQMDYVRTAHSKGVPTGKVFNHHIFRNASLPIISTLGYEITGLIAGSVMIEQIFSYPGIGNLFISSINQRDYSVITALILLFGLATLIGTLLSDIIMSIVDPRIRVQ; encoded by the coding sequence ATGTGGAAAACCATTTTACGTCGCTTACTTTTGATGATTCCTCAAGTCATTATTTTAAGTTTGTTAATTTTTGTATTAGCTAAAATGATGCCAGGAGATCCTTTTACCGGATTGATTGACCCATCAACTGATCCTGCGCGTTTGGAAGAATTACGTCAAGCAGCTGGTTTTTACGATCCATGGTATATTCAATACTTCCGCTGGATTAATAATGCATTACACGGCGATTTTGGGATTAGTTATATGTATAAATATGAGGTGACGACAGTTATTGGACAACGTATCGGTAATACGCTTCGTTTATCAGTGATTTCAGTGATTTTAACGTATGCACTTGCGATTCCTCTAGGATTGTATGCAGGTCGGTATCAAAATTCTTGGTTTGATAAAGCCGTTGTGGTTTATAATTTTATTAGTTTTGCCATACCGACGTTTGTGTTGGCGTTATTAATGGTCTATATTTTTGGTTTTAAATTGGGGTGGTTCCCAACAAGTGGCAGTGTTTCCATCAATGCGGTTCCGAGAACATTTGGCTATTTCATGAGTCAGCTCTACCATGTGATTTTACCAGCAATTGTTCAAGCGTTATTAGGAACGGCCGTCACAATTCAATATTTGCGTAGCGAAGTAATTGATGCGAAGCAGATGGATTATGTGCGGACAGCCCATTCGAAAGGCGTACCCACTGGGAAAGTCTTTAATCACCATATTTTTCGTAATGCGTCGTTACCAATTATCTCGACTTTAGGTTATGAAATCACAGGTTTGATTGCTGGTTCAGTGATGATTGAACAAATTTTTAGTTATCCAGGAATCGGGAATTTATTTATTTCTAGTATTAATCAACGTGATTATTCAGTCATTACTGCCTTAATCTTATTGTTTGGATTAGCAACGTTAATTGGCACGTTGTTATCAGATATTATCATGAGTATTGTCGATCCACGAATACGAGTACAATAA
- a CDS encoding ABC transporter permease produces the protein MSIEQTEQQEAVSIPPMGIRMIAREFKKDQLAMFSLTVLIIILLFAFIGAMILDQNVITKINILDRFARPGDSSMTGHKYFLGTDEGGRDIFGLLVFGARNSIFIGFSITIITSIIGVFVGLIAGYYGGIIDSIIMRIVDFIMILPIMLIIIVLVTIVPRYNALTLVWIMSAFYWVGKARLFRAKTLSESRRDYISASKTLGSSDFKIIFRELLPNVSSLIITNLTMNFAANIGIETSLTFLGFGLPSKTPSLGTLTAYANNSETLANRPWIWVPASLLILVLMLSINYVGQALKRSADARQRLG, from the coding sequence ATGTCAATAGAACAAACAGAGCAACAAGAAGCAGTGTCTATTCCGCCCATGGGAATCCGGATGATTGCTCGAGAATTTAAAAAAGATCAATTGGCGATGTTTTCGTTAACAGTACTCATTATCATTTTATTATTTGCCTTCATTGGTGCAATGATTTTAGATCAAAATGTTATAACCAAAATTAATATTTTAGATCGTTTTGCCCGCCCAGGAGATAGTTCAATGACAGGACACAAATATTTTTTGGGGACAGATGAAGGGGGTCGTGATATATTTGGTTTATTAGTTTTTGGTGCACGTAATTCCATCTTCATTGGATTTTCGATTACAATCATTACCTCGATTATCGGTGTGTTTGTCGGTTTGATTGCCGGTTATTACGGTGGAATTATCGATAGTATCATTATGCGAATTGTCGACTTTATTATGATTTTACCAATTATGTTAATTATCATTGTGTTAGTGACAATTGTACCTCGTTACAATGCGTTAACGCTGGTTTGGATTATGTCGGCCTTTTATTGGGTCGGTAAAGCACGATTGTTTCGTGCAAAAACGCTATCTGAATCAAGACGAGACTATATTAGTGCATCAAAAACATTAGGATCATCTGATTTTAAAATTATTTTCCGTGAATTATTGCCCAATGTCAGTTCGTTAATTATCACGAATTTAACGATGAATTTTGCAGCAAATATCGGAATTGAAACAAGTTTAACGTTCTTAGGCTTTGGCTTACCATCAAAAACACCAAGTTTGGGGACTTTAACGGCATATGCGAATAACTCAGAAACCTTGGCAAATCGTCCATGGATTTGGGTGCCAGCCTCACTCTTAATCCTGGTATTAATGCTAAGTATCAACTATGTCGGTCAAGCATTGAAACGCTCTGCAGATGCTCGTCAGCGTTTAGGCTAA
- the floA gene encoding flotillin-like protein FloA (flotillin-like protein involved in membrane lipid rafts), with product MYISDTGSSYIGLVILAVVILFALALFLRFVPVGLWITAYFSGVKVSIGTLIGMRLRRVNPQKIIQPLIKATKAGLILSTNELEAHFLAGGNVNRVIDALIASQRANIDLEFEQAAAIDLAGRDVFEAVQVSVNPKVIETPKIAAVAKNGIEIVVKAKVTVRANIERLVGGAGEDTIIARVGEGIVTTVGSSAKHSDVLENPDSISKTVLKKGLDSGTAFEILSIDIADVDVGRNIGAELQTDQSEADKNIAQAKAEERRSMAVAQEQEMRAEVQKMRAKVVEAEAEVPLAMAEALRSGNLGVMDYYKMQNINADTEMRAAISEQAEQPDEEA from the coding sequence ATGTATATTTCAGATACTGGAAGTAGTTATATCGGTCTAGTTATTTTAGCTGTGGTCATTTTATTTGCCCTTGCGCTATTTTTACGCTTTGTACCGGTAGGATTATGGATTACCGCTTATTTTTCAGGGGTAAAAGTGAGCATTGGAACATTAATTGGGATGCGCTTAAGAAGAGTCAATCCACAAAAAATTATCCAACCTCTAATCAAAGCAACTAAAGCCGGCTTAATCTTATCCACAAACGAATTAGAAGCCCATTTCTTAGCAGGTGGTAATGTCAATCGAGTAATCGATGCATTAATCGCTTCGCAACGTGCCAATATCGATTTGGAATTTGAACAAGCTGCCGCAATTGATTTGGCAGGTCGCGATGTATTTGAAGCCGTGCAAGTATCGGTTAATCCAAAAGTTATCGAAACACCAAAAATTGCAGCTGTAGCCAAAAACGGAATTGAAATTGTCGTAAAAGCGAAAGTAACTGTTCGTGCCAATATTGAACGCCTAGTCGGTGGTGCAGGTGAAGATACTATCATCGCCCGAGTTGGTGAAGGGATTGTTACAACGGTAGGGTCTTCTGCCAAACATTCAGATGTATTGGAAAATCCTGATTCGATTTCTAAAACTGTTTTGAAAAAAGGCTTAGATTCTGGAACTGCCTTTGAAATTCTATCCATTGATATTGCCGATGTTGATGTCGGTCGTAACATCGGTGCCGAATTGCAAACTGACCAATCAGAAGCTGATAAAAATATTGCCCAGGCTAAAGCCGAAGAACGTCGCTCAATGGCGGTTGCCCAAGAACAAGAAATGCGTGCTGAAGTTCAAAAAATGCGTGCAAAAGTTGTGGAAGCCGAAGCTGAAGTTCCATTGGCAATGGCAGAAGCATTACGCAGTGGTAATTTAGGCGTGATGGATTACTATAAAATGCAAAACATCAACGCAGATACTGAAATGAGAGCCGCAATTTCTGAACAAGCAGAGCAACCAGACGAAGAAGCGTGA